The genomic segment ttgttcaatattttatttcttgaatgagcttagaagctataaaaaaggctttcagacagcccagcccacttgagttcaagttttggccctttttaccaatgttccgctaattttgccagtgtgtgtataatgtatattataatacttaaagggttctatattattttaaaatctaaatacACAAAAGTTTGTTCTTGATTTTGTTCGTgatcaaaattaaaatgcaaaacaaaataaacaatcaTTTAATGTTGTTTGAAGTCCACTTAAGCTGCTGTTGGTTGGTACTGCTGCGGCATGTAGACAAATATTGGCGCACTTTCACTCCTATAGCTCAGTCTGGCGGTGTAAGCCATGTTCTGCCTGTCATTCTCTGTCATAAACTGAACTCTCTGGAGCTGAGAACTCGGTAGCAAAACGTAGTATGCTCCTTCCACTTTTTCTATTTCTATGTTATTTGCTATATCGTCTTTTCTGTCTTTCTTATTGCCTTCTGGAGTGTCATCATTATTCTTCTGTTGTGCTTCTGGATTAAATGTTCCTGTGTAGATATACGATGGTACTTCATAGCTGTCGGCTGGTATTCCAAAGGTCTGAGGGGCATCGACTTCTGGTAATCTGTAGTAGTTTGATAAGTCCTGCTGCTGGTCGTAATATTTCTTGTCAGCGTAGGAGTCTTGGGTGTTTTCCGGTTGATACCTCACATTGCTGTACTGCGCGTGGCTGGATACTAGGGTACAAGAAATAATGAGTAGTATAGCGATCATCTTGAGAGCGTCCTCTTCACTGGCGGTTGTGACATTTGGAACTTATATATCTATTTCCTCCCTGGTTTCCGCTTGACACGGTTAAGGCCACTTGACATTACGTGACTTAATTCCTAAGTCCTAAGACCTTAGTACTTGAGAAACTTAGGGTCATATTGACGGGAAATTTGTTGATTTTTGCATAAACAGGAAGATGGATGACAAAACGATTTACGATAGTCTTTAGTGTAGTGTTAACCAAAATAATGGCGTAAGAATTCAAGagttcaaatcaaatcaaaatcaaatcaaaatcatttcttTGCTGAAATAAGATACAATTATCAACAATCAAGTCTCTTCGAACCATTTTCActggtgataatattatgtactctcgtttaatcctttaaaatatataaagaaaataatttcgcATCTTTTTTCAGCAGATTATCTATTGATAAGCAAATATTAGCCGTCAAAATTGAATAACCCGGATAAAAAATGTTCCACCTTCAGAGGGTTAGGGATGTTTCGGTAACAGGAAAATATtcctgtaatataatattaccagctttttcccgcggcttcgctcgcgttaagagaaattattatatataaactttgatcccctatttgaaccccttggggttggaatttatcaaaatcctttcttagcggatgcctacacattataatatttacctgcatgccaaatttcagcccgatccgtccagtggtttgggctgtgcgttgatagatcactatgtcagtcagtcagtcacctttgagttttatacatatacatatatagattttatacgtgggagagctatgcatcggcacgaatgggccggctcgaccggagaaataccacgttctcacagaaaaccggcgtgaaacagcgcttgcgctgtgtttcgccgattgagtgagtttaccggaggcccaatcccctaccctaatcccattcctaccctcccctattcccttcccttcccatccctacccctattaccctattccctcttaaaaggccggcaacgcacctgcagctttgctgatgctgcgagtgtccatgggcgacgaaagttgctttccatcaggtgacccgtttgctcgtttgcccccttatttcattaaaaaaaaaaaagaagattgTGTGAGTAACTGAGTAGTAGGAATTAAAATATAAGAGTAAATCATTCGTATTAAGACTTGGGCGAGTTGGTTCTTCCCGGCGGGCGCATCCCCTTGGAAGATTTTTGATGACATTCCGAGAAAAACTCGCTAAGTTTAATTTCGGTCCCAAACTTTTCTGTTTTCCTTAGAaggaatttcttaatttatttacttcttAAAAGGAATGTGTAAGTTTAGTAAGAATATTGGGATGTGGTTATGGACCCTTACTTCGTCGTTATTTAAAGagcctgacagacgtacgaacttaaagtacgcgggttttaagttcgcgaacttactcggcgtCAGTggcacacgagaatcgctcacactggattaccatacccccaggctcgcggctcgcggctccttgttgacacacaggcgattaaggctggtataaatagtcagtctACAAGAttcatctcggtctcaagacacggttcaggctctgtgattggttggctgtcaaaatttggaccaatcacggAGTCTTGAGATCGGGTCGCATCTGTATTGACTATTTATAATAAgtccataagtccgcgtacttactcgcacgtctgtcacccccttattATCAGATGACACTTGCGAGGTACGACTCCATACGCACAAGAAGCAATAATTACTACCGCATACTTTGTCGCAATATAAAGTATGTTTAGGCAAatgtattttgttattaattttacagtacataaataaacacttttagaacatctacatgaggcctaccaccggttcgggaaccaactcggcgagaagaactggcgtaagaaactcgcacggggccaccttttaccaaaaagatgggaaaattcttattctttttaataaaaaaacattaaaaatagtaTCAGATTTTGCTCACATCCTGAATTTCAAATCGTTTAACATTTTCTTGTGAAAGCAATCGATTTCCCGTATCTGCTGTACCGGGCGGGTGACAGGTGAGTTTCGATATCGGCTACATGTTACGGACAAAGCCGACAAAGAGCCGACAGGGCTGAAGTGTGTGCAGATAACACTTTTACAAGAGATGTTATAGGTGGTTGTGAAGAAAacattcatcatcataatattaaaaaaaaaacacattggAATATTATTACGTCCTACGAATCTTCCAACTAACTGTACTAAATATTATCTAAGTAACGAGGCAtagatttcataaaaaaatgacattttatactattttgtgCCTCGATTCAAAGTTTAGACTTATTTACTACTTGTTACCGCTTCATTGCGTTTTCATGTTGCGTTACAGTTTAACATTGATGTTCGAAACCGACAACACAGATTTTAAAGATAGCTTACAAGCTATTATAAGaaccatttttataatatttaatcgttCAACTTTTACAATATCTTTTTGTCACAAAAATGAGTtccttattaattaatttatagattAGTTTAGTATGAAGTAtgaactaataaaacaataatactaGGTagctattattgttttattagttcaTACTAAACTAATCTATAAATTGCGTAGTGTATTTAGGATCTTTCCTATCCtagcattatattttatagtcttCACCCGCACTAGAGACCAGcgggtgaaatatttttatcctATCAGGTATTGGAGGTGTTCCAAACCCGAACCGAATATTACAACGTTGTACGAAAAGTGCAATATTGCGACACTTTGTTACATGTTCCGAATTGGTTTTTCGTTATGGTGTGACCAAAACTAGGtgcaatatatattttattcagatACTGCAGCTAGTATTTGGGCATCTTGTTTGACCAACATCTATGTTTATTCAGGAATTCGTTTATTTTGTGGGAAGTATAAATTTttgcccttcccttcccttcccttccctaccctcccctattaccctattccctcttaaaaggccggcaacgtacgcgcagctcttctgatgctgcgagtgtccatgggcgacggaagttgctttccatcaggtgacccgtttgctcatttgtctccttattgcataaaaaaatttttcttccTTGGTAACTTTAAGTATTACCtttacaagatgacgcccgcaactctgttgcgccaaaattcgtttaacctgtggaaaccatacatttttccggggtaaaaaaaTGTCCTACGTCCTTctccgggactctaagtatctccataccaaatctcagcaaaattggtttagcgttTTGGGcgcaaagaggtaacagacagacagacacactttcgcatttataatataagttgttGTGTCTCTAAGCCTTTTTACGAGCatcgttattataatataagaatcaCTGATAAAACTA from the Aricia agestis chromosome 14, ilAriAges1.1, whole genome shotgun sequence genome contains:
- the LOC121733987 gene encoding uncharacterized protein LOC121733987, giving the protein MIAILLIISCTLVSSHAQYSNVRYQPENTQDSYADKKYYDQQQDLSNYYRLPEVDAPQTFGIPADSYEVPSYIYTGTFNPEAQQKNNDDTPEGNKKDRKDDIANNIEIEKVEGAYYVLLPSSQLQRVQFMTENDRQNMAYTARLSYRSESAPIFVYMPQQYQPTAA